The genomic DNA CTAAGTCTAAAACCAGAATTCCGGTTCCTCTGATATCTGGTTTGAACCTACCCCAATACCAAGGTTCATCCTGCCAAATTTTTTGACTTTCGTCAGAATACAGAAAGGCAAGAAACTGTCGATTTTCACTGATAGCAAAGTTAGCATTCACATTTCTAATAATCCTGGTAACTTTTCCTGTATTTGTATCCCAGATAATAAGATTGTTTGCTCCTTCATCATAAGTGATCACACGATTACTATCTTTTGAAAATGAGGCGTTTCTAATACCTTTGGAATTGTATTCCACTGATCCAACAATATCAATGTCACCTTTGGAAATACCATTTGGAATGCTGGCACAATTTGATATAACAAAAGCGAATAGAAGATACCTTAACTTTCTAAAAGTTAAGGTATCTCGGTTCTCTCGATTTTGATTTTCTTGAAAATATTCTTTTGTATTCCAAATCATGGTTTAGCTAGTTCCTTATTTTTTCTTTGCTTCTTTAAGTAGATCTACCATACTTTTTAAAACTAAAGTAAAGTTGGTTCGGTAATCATCGGCAGTAAAATCACCATTCCCTCGACTTTCACACAAACGAAACAAACTGTTCTGACCAAATTGAATGATCTCTGAAACTGTATATAATGTTGCGAGGCTTTCTTTATAAGTCAGTGCGAGTTTCTGATTCTCCTCTGATGTGAGTTTCTCAAATTCTAATTTTTTCAAGGTATCTGCTGTAAGTGAAATGTCTTTTGTGATAGTTCCAGGTCCCGGAGATTCTGTACACGAGTGATAATGCCCTGTACTAAAAACTTGATTTAATTGTTGTGTCAGATTATTTTCTTCGTTAGGTGCAAGTTTTAAGTCTTTAATTTTTTGATTAAATTCTTTTTTTAATGTCTCTTGTGTTAATATTCCTTTGTTTTTACTATCTTGAGACCAGTCATCTGCGAAGTAAGGTTTTTTCTTGTATATTGTTGTATATCTTTTGGTATTTGATAACTCAACAAACTCCATTCTATCGCCAATATCTTTCGTAGTTATACAATTTGAAAAAAATAAAATACTAGCGAATATTAGTTGTAACGCATGGAATTTAATCTTTTTTTGCTTTTCCATTTTAAAATCTCCTCAATCAAGCTGGGGGAAGTATAATGTAAGATTTTGGGTATTGTCTATACCCTGTTTGGGGTAGAAAGAAATCTTCCAGCTTATAGGAGATTCTAAATTAGTATAATCCTAATTCTGCAGCTCTCTTCAAAAGCTGTATTCTATTGTTCACTTGTAGTTTTCTATAGATATTTTTAGCGTGAGTAGAGACGGTGTGGGTTGAAATTTCTAATTCCTCTGCTACTTCCTTGAGGGACTGACCAGATACTAGTTCCTGTAAAATTTCTTTTTCACGAGCTGTTAGCTCTTCAAATCCGTGTTTGAGGTTTACTCTCGGTTCCTGAAAGCTCTTTAAAACCCTTAATGCTAAAGTAGGAGTAATGACTGCTCCACCATTAATTAAGTCTTCTACCATATCGGGTAATTTACGTAGATCCGATTTTAAGATATATCCTATAGCTCCTGCTTTAAGTGCTTGAAATAAAACTTCATCGGAGTCTAAAGCCGATAAAACAACAATGCGAGGATCCCGCATCTTCTCTCTGACAATTTGAGTTAATTGGATTCCATCAATCCCTGGAAGTTTGATATCAAAAAATAATAGAGATGTTTCTTCCGATAAATTTGTAAGATAATCTTCGGCACTTCCAAAAATACGGATTCTCGTAGAAAACGATGAAAGGACTATTGTTAGTTCTTTTGTAAACTTTGGGTCGTCGTCAACGCAGTCAAAACTAAGTAACATAATAATAATTTAAGTATAATAAAAATTCTTTTTTATCAAATACCGCGTTTAGGTGAGAAATTATCATATAAACACTTCCTGGGAATATATAGTTTTTTTCAATAAACAGACATTTGGTTAATTTTAAGAATTGTCATCTAACATTTTATCAATTTATTATTTTTTACCTAAAATGAGGTATTCCTATTTCCATCAAATCGAATATACTACGCAAACTAA from Leptospira congkakensis includes the following:
- a CDS encoding response regulator transcription factor, translated to MLLSFDCVDDDPKFTKELTIVLSSFSTRIRIFGSAEDYLTNLSEETSLLFFDIKLPGIDGIQLTQIVREKMRDPRIVVLSALDSDEVLFQALKAGAIGYILKSDLRKLPDMVEDLINGGAVITPTLALRVLKSFQEPRVNLKHGFEELTAREKEILQELVSGQSLKEVAEELEISTHTVSTHAKNIYRKLQVNNRIQLLKRAAELGLY